From Immundisolibacter sp.:
GGGCCCATCACCAGTGACGTCATAGTTAAGGTCGATACCGTTCAAGTGCGCGACAGGCATGCGGGTTCTCCTCGTTTTCGGTGTATGCCGGCCACAGCGCGGCTGGGGCGATCTTAGCAGGCGATGCGGCCGCCCTGATCGGGTCAGCGCTACCCAGGCGCGGTACCATTTGCGGCCCTTCAGGCGCCAAGGCACACCGCTTCACCATGATCGACATCAGCATCCAGAAACACAGCCTCCGGGATCTAGCCGCGCGGATCGACACGCTACGGGGGTATCTTTGACCTCGATACCCGGCAAGAACGCCTGACCGAGGTCATGCGTGAACTGGAAGATCCAAAAATCTGGGACAACGCCGAGCGGGCGCAGGAACTGAACCGCGAACGGGCGCGGCTGGAAGAAGTGGTGGTCGGCATCGGCGAGCTGACGCGCGGCATCGCCGACAGTCTGGAACTGGCCGAGCTGATCGAGCTGGAAGACGACGAGTCGACCGCCGCCTCGCTGGCCACGGATGTCGAGCGGCTGGAGGCTCACGTGCAGCGGTTGGAGTTCCAGCGCATGTTCTCCGGCGAGGCCGACGCCAACAACGCCTACATCGACGTGCAGGCCGGCTCCGGCGGTACCGAGGCGCAGGACTGGGCGCAGATGCTGCTGCGCATGTATTTGCGGTGGTGCGAGCGAAAAGGCTTCGAGGTCGAAATCACCGAAGAGTCCGACGGTGAGGTGGCCGGCATCAAATCCGCCACCGTACATGCGCGCGGACCATACGCCTACGGCTATCTGCGCACTGAAACCGGCGTTCATCGGCTGGTGCGAAAATCCCCGTTCGACTCCGGTAACCGGCGCCACACCTCGTTCGCCTCCGTCTATGTCTACCCCGAGGTGGACGAGAACATCAACATCGACATAAATCCTGCCGACCTTCGGGTGGACACCTACCGCGCCAGCGGCGCCGGTGGCCAGCATGTCAACCGCACCGAATCGGCCATCCGCATCACCCACGTGCCGACCAACACCGTAGTGGCCTGCCAGGCCGACCGCTCGCAGCACAAGAACCGCGCCACCGCCATGGCCCAGCTGCGCGCCAAGCTATACGAACGCGAACTGAACGCCCGCCGTGCCGAGGCGCAGGCCACCGAGGACTCCAAGTCCGACATTTCCTGGGGCCACCAGATCCGCTCCTATGTGCTGGATCAGTCGCGCATCAAGGATCTGCGCACCGACGTGGAAACCGGCAACACGCAGGCGGTGCTGGACGGCGACCTCGACCCCTTTATCGAAGCCAGCCTCAAGAGCGGCCTCTAGTACCTCAACCTATAAGTTTCGCTATGTTCGACCCGCCCCGCATCACCGAGTGCTTTGTCGCTCATCCTCGCAATGGCGACGGCTATTGCTGTGATTCGCTTCGCGCTCTAAGTGCGCGGATGCGTGTCTCGGCAGGTACGCAAACTCATAGCTTGAGGTACTAGCCATGCACAACGACGACGACAACGAACAGATCGGCATCCGGCGCGGCAAGCTCGCCGACTGGCGCCAGACTGGTCTGGCCTATCCGAACGACTTTCGCCGCGATGCGCTGGCGGCGGATTTATTGACCGGCCATGCCGACACCACCGCCGAGGTGCTGGACACGCAGCCGGTCAGCGCCCGCATCGCCGGGCGCATCATGACCCGGCGCCTGATGGGCAAGGCGTCCTTCATCCACCTGCAAGACCAATCCGGCCGCCTGCAGGTGTACGTGCAACGCGACGTGCTGGGCGAGGCCGCCTACGAGGATTTCAAGCGCCTGGATCTGGGCGACATCGTGGGTGTCGCCGGTACCCTGTTTCGCACCCGCACCGGTGAACTGACCCTGCGGGCCGAAACCCTCACGCTGCTGACCAAGTCCCTGCGCCCGCTGCCGGACAAATGGCATGGCCTGCAGGATTCGGAGCGCCGCCACCGCCAGCGCTACCTGGATTTGATCGTCAACGACGAGGCGCGGCGCACGTTTGCCATCCGCTCGGCGCTGGTCACGGGTCTTCGCGAGTGGTTCGTCGCAGACGGCTTTCTGGAAGTCGAAACCCCGCTCATGCAGCCAATGCCCGGCGGCGCTGTGGCGCGACCGTTCGTGACCCACCACAACGCGCTCGACATGACGCTGTACCTGCGCATTGCGCCGGAGCTGTACCTGAAGCGCCTGGTGGTGGGCGGCTTCGAGAAGGTGTTCGAGCTTGGGAGAAATTTCCGAAACGAAGGCCTGTCGACGCGCCACAATCCCGAATTCACCATGCTTGAGTTTTACCAAGCCTACGCGGATTACCGCGACCTGATGGACCTGACCGAGCGCCTGCTGGGTGACCTTGCGCGGCGCGTGCTGGGCAGTGCGGAGCTGACCTACCAGGGCCAGAGCATTGATCTGGGCAAGCCCTTCGCCCGCTACACGCTGACCGGGGCGATTACCGCGCACCTGCCGCGCGCCACACCGGCACTGCTGGCTGATATCGACGCCGCCCGCGCCCTGGCGCTGGAGTTGGGTCTTGTGGTCAGGCCCAGCGACAGCCTGGCGCAAGTGCGGCTCGAACTGTTCGAAAAGGTGGTCGAGGAACAACTCATCCAGCCGACCTTCGTGACCGACTTTCCGGTCGAGGTGTCGCCCCTCGCGCGCCGCAGCAGTCGCGATCCGGAACTCACGGAGCGCTTCGAGCTGTTCATTGCCGGGCGTGAGCTGGCCAACGGTTTCTCGGAGCTGAACGACCCCGAAGACCAGGCCGCGCGCTTTCTGGATCAGGCCGCGCGCAAGGCGGCCGGCGACGAGGAGGCCATGTATTTCGACGCCGACTACGTGGAAGCGCTGGAGTATGGCCTGCCGCCGACCGCCGGCGAGGGCATCGGCGTGGACCGCCTGGCCATGCTGTTCGCCGACGTCACCTCCATCCGCGAGGTGATTCTGTTTCCGCATTTGCGCCCGGAGCGCTGAGCCTCTCAGGCAGTCGCGGTCACAATCCAGGTGGCGCTTGGCGCCCGCACCTCGCCGTCGACCAGATAGCGAGCCAGCGCGGCGCGCATGGCCTGGTCCACCGCCTGTTCCTGATCCGCGGATACCTTGGGCATGGCCTGGGCAATGGGCCCCATGCTCTTGAGGTAGTTCACGGCTTGTTCAAGGTCGCCGAGCCACATGAAGTCATCAAGCGGCTCGACGGTGACGTCGCCAAAGCCTGCCCCGCGCAAAATCCCCGCGGTGCGCTCCAGGTCCGCCAGCGCAAACGGCCCCGGCGCGAAGGGATCGGCTGGCGGTGCGGGTCGGTGTTCCTCACCCAGGGTGCTGACCGCGGCGCCGGTCGCCTCGGCAATCCACGAATTTTGTTTCATTGCGCGCCAGCACAGAAACACCATGCGACCGGTGGGTTTCAAGGCGCGGCGCAGGTTGGTGAAAGCCAGTAGCGGATCGGCGAAAAACATCACTCCGAAGCGGGAGAAAATGAGGTCGAATCGCGGCTCTCCAAGATCAGCAGTGGCGGCGTCGGCCTGCAGGAAATGCAGATTCGCATTCCTATCATGCCGTTGCCGCGCGACACGCAGAATCGGCGCCGAAATGTCGACCGCCAGCACCTCGCCGTCGGGCCCTGCCCGTTCGGCCAACACCTGACTGGTAACACCTCCCCCGCAGCCGATATCGAGCACATGCTCACCCTGACGCACCGCCGCGCGCGCCATCAGGGCCGCCGTCATGGAAACGAACGCGGCCTCGCTGCGATCCATGTTGCGCACCCAGATATCGCCGCCGTCGCCATTCCAGTAGGTGTCGCTGTCAGTAACCGTCGTCTCAGGCATACGCGCTCCGTTATGGCGCCGGGGCGCCGGGTGGCTCCTGCGAGCCAGGTGCATCCCCCGGCATCCGGGGTTTTTCCGCCGGCGTTTTGTCTATGACAGGAGCGGGCGGCAGGCTGCCGATCAGCGCACTGCGGGCGCGCTTGAGCTGACGTTCTACGAGGGCGCGAAAACGTTCGGGGTCGGCGCGCAGTTCCAGCGCGCTGCCCGTCGCCGGCAGACGTACCTGCCCGTAAGGTTCCCGGCTGACCAGATCGCGCCCCAGGTTCAGCACGCGCACCGCTCGCGCGGGTGTTTCGTCGTCCTCGCCAGGCTCCACCAGCGCCACATGGCTACCGGCGGCAACGGCCAGGCGTGTTTCGAGTTCCTGCGGTTTGGCATCCTCGGCGTCGCCCTTGATGCGGGCGAAATCCACATACCAGACGCCAATGGCGTAATGCGCGCCGGGCTTGCGCCCGCTGACCGCCTGCGCCAGGGCGGTGCGCGTTTCGGCCAAGGCAGCATCGCTGCCCGGCACGGTAACGCCTGGCGCCTGCGCCAGCGGTGCGCCGCTGGGCGCAAAGTAGAGGTAATCACCGCTGCGCGCTGGCGCTGGCAGGCTGCCGCGGGTCGATGCCGCAGCCGTCAGTTCCGGGTTCAACACCTCAAAGCCGGCGGCAGCGAGGTCCTTGAGCAGAGCGACGTAAGCGTTGTCGGTAATGGCCTGCATGACGGTCAGCGGCACGCCACCCAGGGCCAAGCCCATGCCGCCGTCCTTGCCATCGGGGTCGGCACTGGTACGAAAAGCGAGCCGGAAGTCGAGCACGAACAGTGGCCCGCGCGTCGACTCCGGGGCTGGGCCCGGCGGGACCGAAGCGCGTTTCCCGGATTTCTCAGACTTCACGGCTGGAGCCGCCTTCGCCCTTGGCGCCTTGCCGGCGGGCTTCTCTGGCGGCTCGATGGCGCCGTCAGCCTGCGCCGGGGCTTCCGCCGCTGGTGCGCTGGCGGCAGTCTCGGGCGCCACAGGTGCTGGCATCGTGGCCTGGGGTTCGACGTCCGACTGGGGTGAGTCGGCCAGCGGCCCCACAGCTGCCGGCGCCGGTGCTTCGTCCGCTACCACCACGCCTGCGCCGACGGCCTTGGTCTTGGTTTTTTGCCCATCGGCAGGGTTTTCCAGGTCGGCCACCCGGCACTTGCGCTTCAGAAACATATCGACCAGATATTCCTTGCGCGCCCGCACCGAGCCGACGCGCGCATCGGCCTCTTTGGCGCGACGACCGAGCACATCCTTGGCGATGTCGCCAAAAATGGAGCCGAATGGCAACGCCTTGGCTACACCGGCCACCA
This genomic window contains:
- a CDS encoding class I SAM-dependent methyltransferase, which gives rise to MPETTVTDSDTYWNGDGGDIWVRNMDRSEAAFVSMTAALMARAAVRQGEHVLDIGCGGGVTSQVLAERAGPDGEVLAVDISAPILRVARQRHDRNANLHFLQADAATADLGEPRFDLIFSRFGVMFFADPLLAFTNLRRALKPTGRMVFLCWRAMKQNSWIAEATGAAVSTLGEEHRPAPPADPFAPGPFALADLERTAGILRGAGFGDVTVEPLDDFMWLGDLEQAVNYLKSMGPIAQAMPKVSADQEQAVDQAMRAALARYLVDGEVRAPSATWIVTATA
- the prfB gene encoding peptide chain release factor 2 (programmed frameshift), producing MIDISIQKHSLRDLAARIDTLRGYLDLDTRQERLTEVMRELEDPKIWDNAERAQELNRERARLEEVVVGIGELTRGIADSLELAELIELEDDESTAASLATDVERLEAHVQRLEFQRMFSGEADANNAYIDVQAGSGGTEAQDWAQMLLRMYLRWCERKGFEVEITEESDGEVAGIKSATVHARGPYAYGYLRTETGVHRLVRKSPFDSGNRRHTSFASVYVYPEVDENINIDINPADLRVDTYRASGAGGQHVNRTESAIRITHVPTNTVVACQADRSQHKNRATAMAQLRAKLYERELNARRAEAQATEDSKSDISWGHQIRSYVLDQSRIKDLRTDVETGNTQAVLDGDLDPFIEASLKSGL
- the lysS gene encoding lysine--tRNA ligase codes for the protein MHNDDDNEQIGIRRGKLADWRQTGLAYPNDFRRDALAADLLTGHADTTAEVLDTQPVSARIAGRIMTRRLMGKASFIHLQDQSGRLQVYVQRDVLGEAAYEDFKRLDLGDIVGVAGTLFRTRTGELTLRAETLTLLTKSLRPLPDKWHGLQDSERRHRQRYLDLIVNDEARRTFAIRSALVTGLREWFVADGFLEVETPLMQPMPGGAVARPFVTHHNALDMTLYLRIAPELYLKRLVVGGFEKVFELGRNFRNEGLSTRHNPEFTMLEFYQAYADYRDLMDLTERLLGDLARRVLGSAELTYQGQSIDLGKPFARYTLTGAITAHLPRATPALLADIDAARALALELGLVVRPSDSLAQVRLELFEKVVEEQLIQPTFVTDFPVEVSPLARRSSRDPELTERFELFIAGRELANGFSELNDPEDQAARFLDQAARKAAGDEEAMYFDADYVEALEYGLPPTAGEGIGVDRLAMLFADVTSIREVILFPHLRPER